In one Pseudomonas hydrolytica genomic region, the following are encoded:
- the queE gene encoding 7-carboxy-7-deazaguanine synthase QueE: protein MQETLRITEIFYSLQGETRTAGLPTVFVRLTGCPLRCQYCDTAYAFSGGEIVTLDSILDQVAAYRPRYVCVTGGEPLAQPNCIPLLTRLCDAGYEVSLETSGALDVSAVDPRVSKVLDLKTPGSAEVQRNRYENIEWLTANDQVKFVICSREDYDWAVSKLIQYDLAARAGEVLFSPSHKQVEARALADWIVADNLPVRLQLQLHKILWNDEPGH, encoded by the coding sequence ATGCAAGAAACCCTGCGCATCACCGAGATTTTCTACTCGTTGCAGGGGGAGACGCGTACCGCCGGCTTGCCGACGGTATTCGTGCGCCTGACCGGCTGCCCCCTGCGCTGTCAGTACTGTGACACCGCCTACGCCTTCAGCGGCGGCGAGATCGTCACCCTGGACAGCATCCTCGATCAGGTGGCCGCCTATCGGCCGCGTTACGTCTGCGTCACTGGCGGCGAGCCGCTGGCCCAGCCCAACTGCATCCCCTTGCTCACGCGTCTGTGCGACGCCGGTTACGAGGTGTCGCTGGAGACCAGCGGCGCGCTCGACGTCTCGGCCGTCGACCCGCGGGTCAGCAAGGTGCTGGATCTGAAGACGCCCGGTTCGGCTGAAGTGCAGCGCAACCGTTACGAGAACATCGAGTGGCTGACCGCCAATGACCAGGTCAAGTTCGTCATCTGTTCGCGCGAGGACTACGATTGGGCAGTGTCCAAGCTGATCCAGTACGACCTGGCGGCCCGAGCCGGCGAGGTGCTGTTCTCGCCCAGCCACAAGCAGGTGGAAGCACGGGCGCTGGCCGACTGGATAGTGGCGGACAACCTGCCGGTGCGCCTGCAACTGCAACTGCACAAGATTCTCTGGAACGACGAGCCGGGACACTGA
- the queC gene encoding 7-cyano-7-deazaguanine synthase QueC yields the protein MSDKKAVILLSGGLDSATVVAMARAEDYACYSMSFDYGQRHRAELQAAERVARQLGVVEHKVIGLNLNGIGGSALTDSSIAVPETPGEGIPVTYVPARNTVFLSLALGWAEVLGARDIFIGVNAVDYSGYPDCRPEFVAAFERMANLATKAGVEGQGFAIRAPLQQMSKGEIIQAGMRLGVDYALTVSCYQADDDGRACGKCDSCRLRAAGFAAAGVPDATRYF from the coding sequence ATGAGCGACAAGAAAGCGGTCATCCTCCTTTCCGGCGGCCTGGATTCGGCCACCGTGGTGGCCATGGCCAGGGCCGAGGACTACGCCTGCTACAGCATGAGCTTCGATTACGGGCAGCGTCATCGCGCCGAGCTGCAGGCGGCCGAACGCGTTGCCCGGCAACTGGGCGTGGTCGAGCACAAGGTGATCGGCCTGAATCTCAACGGCATCGGTGGCTCGGCGCTGACAGACAGCAGCATCGCGGTTCCGGAAACCCCGGGCGAAGGCATCCCGGTGACCTACGTGCCGGCACGCAACACGGTGTTCCTGTCCCTGGCGCTGGGCTGGGCCGAAGTGCTGGGGGCGCGCGATATCTTCATTGGCGTCAATGCGGTGGACTACTCGGGCTATCCCGATTGCCGCCCGGAGTTCGTCGCGGCTTTCGAGCGCATGGCCAACCTGGCGACCAAGGCTGGTGTGGAGGGGCAGGGCTTTGCCATCCGTGCGCCGCTGCAGCAGATGAGCAAGGGCGAGATCATCCAGGCCGGTATGCGCCTGGGCGTGGACTATGCGCTGACCGTCTCCTGCTACCAGGCCGACGATGACGGCCGCGCCTGTGGCAAGTGCGACAGCTGCCGCCTGCGCGCCGCCGGTTTTGCCGCAGCCGGCGTACCCGATGCAACTCGCTACTTCTGA
- the nadA gene encoding quinolinate synthase NadA, which yields MTQISERLLVQAHLDAKQPKPLTAEEEAFYRREIAAELKKQNAVLVAHYYCDPVIQALAEETGGCVSDSLEMARFGNQHPAQTVVVAGVKFMGETAKILNPEKRVLMPTLEATCSLDLGCPVEEFSAFCDQHPERTVVVYANTSAAVKARADWVVTSSCALEIVESLMDNGETIIWAPDRHLGNYIQRETGADMLLWDGACIVHEEFKSKQLLDMKALYPDAAILVHPESPQNVVELADAVGSTSQLIKAAQTLPNSTFIVATDRGIFYKMQQLCPDKTFIEAPTAGNGAACRSCAHCPWMAMNTLERVLIGLRQGSGEIHVDPALIPKAIKPLKRMLDFTQAARMKVAGNA from the coding sequence ATGACGCAGATTTCCGAACGCCTTCTGGTTCAAGCCCACCTCGATGCCAAGCAGCCCAAGCCGCTGACCGCCGAGGAAGAGGCTTTCTATCGCCGCGAAATCGCCGCCGAGCTGAAGAAGCAGAACGCGGTGCTGGTGGCGCACTATTACTGCGATCCGGTCATCCAGGCGCTGGCCGAGGAAACCGGTGGCTGCGTTTCCGACTCCCTGGAAATGGCCCGCTTCGGCAACCAGCACCCGGCGCAGACCGTGGTGGTGGCCGGGGTCAAGTTCATGGGCGAGACGGCGAAGATCCTCAACCCGGAAAAGCGCGTGCTGATGCCGACGCTGGAGGCGACCTGTTCGCTGGATCTGGGCTGCCCGGTGGAAGAATTTTCGGCCTTCTGCGATCAGCATCCCGAGCGCACCGTGGTGGTGTATGCCAACACCTCGGCGGCGGTGAAGGCGCGTGCCGACTGGGTGGTGACCTCCAGCTGCGCGCTGGAGATCGTCGAGAGCCTGATGGACAACGGCGAGACCATCATCTGGGCGCCGGACAGGCATCTGGGCAACTACATCCAGCGCGAGACCGGTGCCGACATGCTGCTGTGGGACGGCGCCTGCATCGTCCACGAGGAATTCAAGTCCAAGCAGCTGCTGGACATGAAGGCGCTGTACCCCGACGCCGCCATTCTGGTGCACCCGGAATCGCCGCAGAACGTGGTCGAGCTGGCCGACGCCGTGGGCTCCACCAGCCAGCTGATCAAGGCGGCGCAGACCCTGCCGAATTCCACCTTCATCGTCGCCACCGACCGCGGCATCTTCTACAAGATGCAGCAGCTGTGCCCGGACAAGACCTTCATCGAGGCGCCGACGGCCGGCAACGGCGCGGCATGCCGCAGCTGTGCGCACTGCCCGTGGATGGCGATGAACACCCTGGAGCGTGTGCTGATCGGCCTGCGTCAGGGCTCCGGTGAGATTCATGTCGACCCGGCGCTGATTCCCAAGGCGATCAAGCCGCTCAAGCGCATGCTCGATTTCACCCAGGCAGCGCGGATGAAGGTTGCCGGCAACGCCTGA
- a CDS encoding LOG family protein, whose translation MAYEPDDYLSRHVQTSEVDLPSKVDELLALAAPGNSPNLPLYREMLTTVIHMAQADRNRWDAKIMLQTLREMEHAFGVLEQLKRRRKVTVFGSARTPADHPLYRQARELGALLAHHDLMVITGAGGGIMAAAHEGAGLENSLGFNITLPFEQAANSTVRGSHNLLSFHFFFLRKLFFVKEADALVLCPGGFGTLDEALEVLTLIQTGKSPLVPVVLLDQPGGSYWEDALGFIRRQLGDNGYILPTDLNLLHLVYSAEEAVEEIARFYGNFHSSRWLKDRFVIRLNHPLSEVALAQLTREFAGLCKEGGFTQQSSCEQERDEPELRHLTRLAFAFNGRDYGRLRALLNAVNAPENWAT comes from the coding sequence ATGGCTTACGAACCGGACGATTACCTGTCACGCCACGTGCAGACCAGCGAGGTCGATCTGCCGAGCAAAGTGGACGAGCTGTTAGCACTGGCGGCCCCCGGCAACAGCCCGAACCTGCCCCTGTATCGGGAGATGCTCACCACCGTGATTCACATGGCCCAGGCGGATCGCAACCGCTGGGACGCCAAGATCATGCTGCAGACCCTGCGCGAGATGGAACACGCGTTCGGTGTGCTGGAACAGCTCAAGCGTCGACGCAAGGTCACGGTGTTCGGCTCGGCACGCACCCCGGCCGATCATCCCCTGTATCGGCAGGCCCGTGAGCTGGGCGCCCTGCTGGCGCATCATGACCTGATGGTGATCACCGGCGCCGGCGGCGGCATCATGGCCGCCGCTCACGAAGGTGCGGGCCTGGAGAACAGCCTGGGGTTCAACATCACCCTGCCCTTCGAGCAGGCCGCCAATTCCACCGTGCGCGGCAGCCACAACCTGCTGTCGTTCCACTTCTTCTTTTTGCGCAAGCTGTTCTTCGTCAAGGAAGCGGACGCCCTGGTGCTCTGCCCGGGCGGTTTCGGCACGCTGGACGAAGCCCTGGAAGTGCTGACCCTGATCCAGACCGGCAAGAGCCCGCTGGTGCCGGTGGTGCTGCTCGACCAGCCGGGCGGCAGCTACTGGGAAGACGCCCTGGGCTTCATTCGCCGCCAACTGGGCGACAACGGTTATATCCTGCCGACCGACCTCAACCTGCTGCACCTGGTCTACAGCGCCGAAGAAGCGGTGGAAGAGATCGCCCGCTTCTACGGCAACTTCCACTCCAGCCGCTGGCTGAAGGATCGCTTCGTCATACGCCTGAATCATCCGCTCAGCGAGGTGGCACTGGCGCAACTGACCCGCGAGTTCGCCGGCTTGTGCAAGGAAGGCGGCTTCACCCAGCAGTCCTCTTGCGAGCAGGAACGCGACGAGCCCGAGCTGCGGCACCTGACCCGCCTGGCCTTCGCCTTCAACGGCCGCGACTACGGACGGCTGCGCGCCCTGCTCAATGCCGTCAACGCACCGGAAAACTGGGCAACCTGA
- a CDS encoding MBL fold metallo-hydrolase RNA specificity domain-containing protein: MALLTFLGAIQQVTGSCYLVESRDGARVLLECGMHQGRREEEDQNRSAFPFDPRSLDAVVISHAHLDHSGLLPRLVAEGYRGPIHATEASCELLELMLLDSAFLQEKDAEWENRWRARQGKPAIKPLYTIANAEQALSQRRPHAYGVAVEVAKGVQVTFHNAGHILGSAIVEMQVEDHHLHRHLVFSGDLGNTCSPLMQAPAQLNKADVLLMESTYGDRDHRDSEATLEELADILQQAHRDGGNVLIPSFAVGRTQDLIYYLGRFYQEGRLPQQAVFLDSPMAIRANAIYSRFHDQFAAEDRAALAAKGVKRVEDWLPILRCTATAEESMAINRIKSGAIIIAGAGMCNGGRIVHHFKHNLWRENCHLVFPGFQAKGTLGRLIVDGAETVKVLHQRIAVKAKVHTLGGFSAHAGQSQLLHWAGQFEHHPELYLVHGELEKMQALQQALRERLNWIANIPEPGEQIAL; the protein is encoded by the coding sequence ATGGCCCTGCTCACTTTTCTCGGTGCGATTCAACAGGTCACCGGCTCCTGCTACCTGGTGGAAAGCCGCGACGGCGCCAGGGTCCTGCTCGAATGCGGCATGCACCAGGGACGCCGCGAAGAGGAGGATCAGAACCGCAGCGCCTTCCCCTTCGATCCGCGCAGCCTGGATGCGGTGGTGATCTCCCACGCCCATCTCGATCACAGCGGGCTGCTGCCGCGCCTGGTCGCCGAAGGCTATCGCGGCCCTATCCACGCCACCGAGGCCAGCTGCGAGCTGCTCGAACTGATGCTGCTGGACTCGGCCTTCCTGCAGGAAAAGGACGCCGAATGGGAAAATCGCTGGCGCGCACGCCAGGGCAAGCCGGCGATCAAGCCGCTGTATACGATCGCCAACGCCGAACAGGCCCTCAGCCAGCGCCGCCCCCATGCCTACGGCGTAGCGGTCGAGGTGGCCAAGGGCGTGCAGGTGACCTTCCACAACGCCGGTCATATTCTCGGCTCGGCCATCGTCGAGATGCAGGTGGAGGACCATCACCTGCACCGTCATCTGGTGTTCTCGGGCGACCTGGGCAACACCTGCTCGCCGCTGATGCAGGCCCCGGCGCAGTTGAACAAGGCGGACGTGCTGCTGATGGAGTCCACCTACGGCGACCGCGACCACCGCGACAGCGAAGCCACTCTGGAAGAGCTCGCCGACATCCTGCAGCAGGCCCATCGTGATGGCGGCAATGTACTGATTCCCTCCTTCGCCGTGGGTCGTACCCAGGATCTGATCTACTACCTCGGCCGCTTCTACCAGGAGGGCCGTCTGCCCCAGCAGGCGGTGTTCCTCGACAGCCCCATGGCGATCCGCGCCAACGCCATCTACAGCCGCTTTCACGATCAGTTCGCCGCCGAAGACCGCGCCGCCCTGGCCGCCAAGGGGGTCAAGCGGGTCGAGGACTGGCTGCCGATCCTGCGCTGCACCGCGACGGCCGAAGAGTCGATGGCCATCAACCGGATCAAGAGCGGGGCGATCATCATCGCCGGGGCCGGCATGTGCAATGGCGGGCGTATCGTCCATCACTTCAAGCACAACCTCTGGCGCGAGAACTGCCACCTGGTGTTCCCCGGCTTCCAGGCCAAGGGCACGCTGGGCCGCCTGATCGTCGACGGCGCCGAAACGGTCAAGGTGCTGCACCAGCGCATCGCCGTGAAAGCCAAGGTGCATACCCTGGGCGGCTTCTCCGCACACGCCGGACAGTCGCAGCTGCTGCACTGGGCCGGCCAGTTCGAGCATCACCCCGAGCTGTATCTGGTCCACGGCGAGCTGGAAAAGATGCAGGCCCTGCAGCAGGCACTGCGCGAACGCTTGAACTGGATCGCCAATATCCCCGAGCCGGGGGAGCAGATCGCCCTGTAA
- a CDS encoding xylulose 5-phosphate 3-epimerase gives MTQLLPDAAALHQHAQQYPDFARWQAGHGPIQHSPQTCAAVFRLAHQLVQSGLQPDLPSVYRLLCALDSLTAAGLWLVVHMTYAQRVRLDGQPLQAADFKDVPEGHTGGALNMVPAYAGYLALNALTAETRGWLMGQGHCVAAIEALNLLTGNQHPEQAARYARDEAGMSRLAADFYSYAQAADGSPGVPLGSHVNPHTAGGIAEGGYLGFAELQYAHLPLPGEKLVAFLSDGAAEEQRGSDWMPRWWRAEDCGVALPVMIANGRRIEQRTELGTHEGLEGFRQHLRLCGFDPLSFDGRDPAAFVCALWEMEQRLAHRVGELNDDVLAYPLPMPYGIAETTKGYGFFGAGSNAAHNLPLPASPARDEQARELFNQHAAALWVEPQKLSDACDLFASRKGRALERDNPLALRQPPQPVQPPLHFHDHACSPMSALDRYFVDLVRANPQLRPRVGNPDELASNRLGGVLAALRHRVSQPESELESVHGAVITALNEEAVVSACLANQGGLNLVASYEAFCVKMLGAVRQSLIFARQQKEAGRPAGWLGWPLVATSHTWENGKNQQSHQDTTFCEALLGEMHDVMRVLLPADHNSLLALLPEIYQTRGRLACLVAAKRERPCFFTVEQAQQLARDGALQVAEGGDGEPVLLIASGSYQLSEMRRAAVRLSEKGVAWRLIYLQEPGRFRAPRDAWEAASVASAEQREALFPAACRRRVLLTHMRPEVAAGHLWPLLGDAASCRALGYRNRGGTFDEAGMLFANGCSWAHVLQSVAEVLGVSPDGWLSAEERAALAGRGDSRCLR, from the coding sequence ATGACCCAGCTATTGCCCGACGCCGCCGCCTTGCACCAGCACGCTCAGCAATATCCCGACTTCGCCCGCTGGCAAGCCGGCCACGGACCTATCCAGCATAGCCCGCAGACCTGCGCCGCAGTCTTTCGGCTCGCTCATCAACTGGTGCAGAGCGGCCTGCAGCCCGACCTGCCAAGCGTCTATCGCCTGCTGTGCGCCCTCGATTCACTGACGGCCGCCGGCCTCTGGCTGGTGGTGCACATGACCTACGCGCAGCGCGTGAGGCTCGATGGCCAGCCGCTGCAGGCCGCCGACTTCAAGGACGTGCCCGAGGGGCATACCGGCGGCGCGCTGAACATGGTGCCGGCCTACGCCGGTTACCTGGCCCTCAATGCCCTGACCGCCGAGACGCGCGGCTGGTTGATGGGGCAGGGCCATTGCGTGGCGGCGATCGAAGCGCTGAACCTGCTGACCGGCAACCAGCATCCCGAGCAGGCCGCCCGTTACGCTCGCGACGAGGCGGGCATGAGCCGCCTGGCGGCGGATTTCTACAGCTACGCTCAGGCCGCTGACGGCAGCCCAGGCGTGCCGCTGGGCAGTCACGTCAACCCGCACACCGCCGGCGGCATCGCCGAGGGCGGTTACCTGGGTTTTGCCGAACTGCAGTACGCGCATCTGCCATTGCCGGGGGAGAAGCTGGTGGCCTTTCTCTCCGACGGCGCTGCCGAGGAGCAGCGCGGCAGCGACTGGATGCCGCGCTGGTGGCGCGCCGAGGATTGTGGCGTGGCGCTGCCGGTGATGATCGCCAATGGCCGGCGTATCGAGCAGCGCACCGAGCTGGGCACGCATGAGGGCCTCGAAGGCTTTCGTCAGCACCTGCGGCTGTGCGGCTTCGATCCGCTGAGTTTCGACGGGCGCGACCCGGCGGCCTTCGTCTGCGCCCTGTGGGAGATGGAGCAACGCCTGGCGCACCGTGTCGGCGAACTGAACGACGACGTGCTCGCCTATCCCTTGCCGATGCCCTACGGCATCGCCGAAACCACCAAGGGCTATGGCTTTTTCGGCGCCGGCAGCAACGCCGCGCACAACCTGCCGCTGCCGGCCAGCCCGGCGCGCGACGAGCAGGCGCGCGAGCTGTTCAACCAGCATGCGGCGGCCTTGTGGGTGGAACCGCAGAAGTTGTCCGATGCCTGCGATCTGTTCGCCAGCCGCAAGGGGCGCGCGCTGGAGCGGGACAACCCGCTGGCCTTGCGTCAGCCGCCGCAGCCCGTGCAGCCGCCGCTGCATTTTCACGATCATGCCTGCTCGCCGATGAGCGCCCTGGATCGCTATTTCGTCGACCTGGTGCGCGCCAACCCGCAACTGCGGCCGCGGGTGGGCAACCCGGACGAACTGGCCAGCAACCGCCTGGGTGGCGTACTGGCGGCGCTCAGGCATCGCGTCAGCCAGCCGGAGAGCGAGCTGGAGTCGGTGCACGGCGCGGTGATCACTGCGCTCAACGAGGAGGCCGTGGTATCCGCCTGCCTGGCCAACCAGGGCGGGCTCAATCTGGTGGCTAGCTACGAAGCCTTCTGCGTGAAGATGCTCGGCGCCGTTCGTCAGAGTCTGATCTTCGCCCGCCAGCAGAAGGAGGCAGGGCGTCCGGCCGGCTGGCTGGGCTGGCCGCTGGTGGCCACCTCGCACACCTGGGAGAACGGCAAGAACCAGCAATCGCACCAGGACACCACCTTCTGCGAGGCGCTGCTGGGCGAGATGCACGACGTCATGCGCGTGTTGCTGCCCGCCGATCACAACTCGCTGCTGGCCCTGCTGCCGGAGATCTACCAGACGCGTGGTCGACTGGCCTGCCTGGTGGCGGCCAAGCGTGAACGACCCTGTTTCTTCACGGTCGAACAGGCACAGCAGCTGGCGCGCGACGGTGCCCTGCAGGTCGCTGAGGGTGGCGACGGCGAGCCTGTGCTGCTGATCGCCAGTGGCAGCTATCAGCTGAGCGAGATGCGCCGCGCCGCCGTTCGTCTGAGCGAGAAGGGCGTGGCCTGGCGTCTGATTTACTTGCAGGAACCGGGGCGTTTTCGGGCGCCGCGCGATGCCTGGGAGGCCGCCAGCGTGGCCAGCGCCGAGCAGCGTGAAGCGCTGTTTCCGGCGGCGTGCCGCCGTCGCGTGCTGCTGACGCACATGCGCCCGGAGGTGGCCGCGGGCCATCTTTGGCCGCTGCTGGGCGACGCCGCCAGCTGTCGGGCGTTGGGCTACCGCAACCGCGGCGGCACCTTCGACGAGGCCGGCATGCTGTTCGCCAATGGCTGCAGTTGGGCGCATGTGCTGCAAAGCGTGGCCGAAGTGCTGGGCGTATCGCCCGATGGCTGGTTGAGCGCTGAGGAACGCGCGGCTCTGGCAGGCAGGGGGGACTCTCGCTGTCTGCGTTGA
- a CDS encoding quorum-sensing-regulated virulence factor family protein → MLRYTLPALALGLMLATAQAASLKEMELTRTLEQVARQSSEGTPRAINEDILDQGYTVEGHTLINHLSVREAHAAQMRGNPDTVRSQLAASVCRNPGYRSLLAQGAQLRYQFSEYRSNRPVTVEVFDKSDCGL, encoded by the coding sequence ATGCTGCGTTACACCCTTCCCGCACTCGCCCTCGGCCTGATGCTTGCCACTGCCCAGGCGGCCTCGTTGAAGGAGATGGAATTGACCCGGACGCTGGAGCAGGTCGCCCGGCAAAGCAGCGAAGGCACGCCGCGGGCGATCAACGAGGACATTCTCGATCAGGGCTATACCGTGGAAGGCCACACGCTGATCAACCATCTCAGCGTGCGCGAAGCACATGCCGCGCAGATGCGTGGCAACCCCGATACGGTGCGTAGCCAGCTGGCGGCCAGCGTCTGCCGCAACCCGGGTTATCGCAGCCTGCTGGCGCAGGGCGCCCAGCTGCGTTATCAGTTCAGCGAGTACCGCAGCAACCGCCCGGTCACCGTGGAAGTGTTCGACAAGAGCGACTGCGGTCTCTGA
- a CDS encoding OmpP1/FadL family transporter, with the protein MTMLSRRWPSPLMVGSLLVLPVVQVQASGYHFGSQSVAAQGSAHANGAEAADASTIFYNPAGLARLKGTQLTSGLTILLPDGKYEDKGSRDVFGNPVSGDAGEFLPDAAAAPNFYFSHEINERVTVGLGIFTPFGAKLDYKEDWAGRYGIQSASLETVTFNPSIAFRFNDHHSIGFGVSAQYIKSVQRGAADVKGASRQLAGQFVDANYDSTRNAADPILGPIVGIIAGVPVPEEITSCRGVADRDGFVDCVASNFADNVQGDGYFRVKGDDWGFGWNIGYMWEPTESTRFGVAYRSNIRHTLEGETKWSFAGVQGSVPSPDTSLEGGFTIPILDIYVPPTDALRELFDEGNWVNPGDFAATRLHPNSKAKTAIDTPEMLSFNAFHQLNDKVALMADLTFTRHSRLDEVRIGIDQVAGYPYFNGVTEGDLSVKQDWKDTYKISLGMNYQYSDDLLLRTGVAYDKSPVNSTQLRHPAFPDADRYWLSFGANYKVTRDTSLDFAYSYVQFSSGKMDYQDGCSPAGWVPGSGGLYQDSGVRCTGNGGNFTGEYETRIHFIGLALNHTF; encoded by the coding sequence ATGACAATGCTCTCTCGGCGCTGGCCATCGCCCCTGATGGTTGGCAGTTTACTGGTTTTGCCTGTGGTTCAGGTGCAGGCATCCGGTTATCACTTCGGTTCGCAGTCGGTCGCGGCGCAGGGTTCGGCGCATGCCAACGGCGCCGAGGCAGCCGATGCCTCGACCATCTTCTACAACCCCGCCGGGCTGGCCCGGCTCAAGGGCACCCAGCTCACCTCCGGGTTGACCATTCTGCTGCCGGACGGCAAGTACGAGGACAAGGGCAGCCGCGACGTGTTCGGCAACCCGGTATCGGGCGATGCCGGCGAGTTTCTCCCCGATGCGGCGGCAGCGCCGAATTTCTACTTCTCCCACGAGATCAACGAGCGGGTGACGGTCGGCCTCGGCATCTTCACCCCCTTCGGCGCCAAGCTCGACTACAAGGAAGACTGGGCGGGGCGCTACGGCATTCAGTCGGCCAGCCTGGAGACGGTGACCTTCAACCCGAGCATCGCCTTTCGTTTCAACGACCATCACAGCATCGGCTTCGGTGTTTCGGCGCAGTACATCAAGTCGGTGCAGCGCGGGGCGGCGGACGTCAAAGGTGCTTCGCGACAGTTGGCCGGGCAGTTCGTCGATGCGAACTATGACAGCACCCGTAACGCGGCCGACCCCATTCTCGGGCCTATCGTCGGGATCATCGCCGGGGTTCCGGTGCCGGAAGAAATCACCTCCTGTCGCGGCGTCGCGGACAGAGACGGCTTCGTCGATTGCGTCGCCAGCAACTTCGCCGACAACGTTCAGGGCGACGGTTACTTCCGGGTAAAGGGCGATGACTGGGGCTTCGGCTGGAATATCGGCTACATGTGGGAGCCGACCGAATCGACACGCTTTGGCGTGGCCTATCGCTCCAACATTCGCCATACCCTGGAAGGGGAGACCAAATGGAGTTTCGCCGGTGTGCAAGGCAGCGTTCCTTCGCCGGATACCTCGCTCGAGGGCGGTTTCACCATTCCCATCCTGGACATCTATGTGCCGCCGACCGATGCCCTGCGGGAGCTGTTCGATGAGGGCAACTGGGTCAATCCCGGTGATTTCGCTGCCACCCGGCTGCACCCCAATTCCAAGGCCAAGACCGCCATCGACACGCCGGAGATGCTCTCCTTCAATGCCTTCCACCAGCTCAACGACAAGGTGGCGCTGATGGCGGACCTGACCTTCACCCGCCATTCGCGGCTCGATGAAGTGCGTATCGGCATCGACCAGGTCGCCGGCTATCCCTACTTCAATGGCGTCACCGAGGGCGACCTGAGCGTCAAGCAGGACTGGAAGGACACCTACAAGATCTCCCTGGGCATGAACTACCAGTACAGCGACGACCTCTTGTTGCGCACCGGGGTGGCGTACGACAAGTCGCCCGTCAATTCGACCCAGTTGCGTCATCCGGCGTTTCCCGACGCCGATCGCTACTGGCTGTCGTTCGGTGCCAACTACAAGGTGACCCGCGACACCTCGCTGGACTTCGCCTACAGCTACGTGCAGTTCTCCAGCGGCAAGATGGACTACCAGGACGGCTGCTCGCCGGCCGGTTGGGTGCCGGGCAGCGGTGGGCTGTACCAGGACAGCGGCGTGCGCTGCACCGGCAACGGCGGCAATTTCACCGGCGAGTACGAGACGCGCATCCATTTCATCGGCCTGGCCTTGAACCACACCTTCTGA
- a CDS encoding tRNA-uridine aminocarboxypropyltransferase — MNRPFAPDSLHAVARLRAERLARSVKPFVARGSRAERCPACRVQPDYCLCAWRPRVEANAGMCLVMHDIEALKPSNTGWLIADVVPDTHAFGWSRTAVEPALLELLAEPQRQPYLVFPGEYAEPGRVVEEVRLTPGKRPLFVLLDATWTEARKMFRKSPYLDALPVLSLTPAQLSRYRLRRSTRGEHLCTAEVAAMCLELAGDLRAGEALDDYLDAFSQHYLAAKRRLPLDLNDALHQRLQSYR; from the coding sequence ATGAATCGTCCGTTTGCACCCGACTCCCTGCATGCCGTTGCCCGTCTGCGCGCCGAGCGCCTGGCGCGCAGCGTCAAACCCTTCGTCGCCCGCGGCTCGCGCGCCGAGCGCTGCCCGGCCTGCCGCGTGCAGCCGGACTATTGCCTGTGTGCCTGGCGCCCGCGCGTGGAGGCGAATGCCGGCATGTGTCTGGTGATGCACGACATCGAGGCGTTGAAACCCAGCAATACCGGCTGGCTGATCGCCGATGTGGTACCCGACACTCACGCCTTCGGCTGGTCGCGCACCGCGGTCGAACCGGCGCTGCTGGAGCTGCTGGCCGAGCCGCAACGGCAGCCCTATCTGGTGTTTCCCGGCGAATACGCAGAGCCGGGGCGGGTGGTGGAGGAGGTGCGCCTGACGCCGGGCAAGCGGCCCTTGTTCGTACTGCTCGACGCCACCTGGACCGAAGCGCGCAAGATGTTTCGCAAGAGCCCCTATCTGGACGCGTTGCCGGTGCTCAGCCTGACGCCTGCGCAACTGTCACGCTATCGTCTGCGCCGCTCCACCCGCGGCGAGCACCTGTGTACCGCCGAAGTGGCTGCCATGTGCCTGGAACTGGCTGGCGACCTGCGCGCCGGCGAGGCGCTGGACGATTATCTCGACGCTTTCAGCCAGCACTACCTGGCTGCCAAGCGGCGTCTGCCGCTGGATCTCAACGACGCCCTGCATCAGCGCTTGCAATCGTACCGCTGA